The Lysobacter gummosus genome includes a region encoding these proteins:
- a CDS encoding patatin-like phospholipase family protein: MAGADAPHIQSGEPVALVLGAGGARGLAQIGVIEALQERGLRIVAVAGSSSGALVGGLFAAGKMDIYRDWLYSMSRTDMLRLLDPVFGQPALFRGERLMHALRELAGEPRIEDLAVDFTAVAVDLVRQREVWLREGDLWDAVRASIAIPGVFTPYELHGRELVDGGLLAPLPITATRLSDAQRLIAVDMHGWPDQPPGGLAHHNGADKAQALQVASIKPPSLLARWFRRSYQPEASAPGEEAPHELSFSELMARSLDMMQAQIARVQLALDPPELVIRIPRDACQFYEFWRAKELIALGREEADKALDKAGY, encoded by the coding sequence ATGGCCGGAGCCGACGCCCCGCACATCCAAAGCGGCGAACCGGTCGCGCTGGTTCTGGGCGCGGGCGGCGCGCGCGGGCTGGCGCAGATCGGCGTGATCGAAGCGCTGCAGGAGCGCGGGCTGCGCATCGTCGCGGTTGCCGGTTCTTCCAGCGGCGCGCTGGTCGGCGGCTTGTTCGCCGCCGGCAAGATGGACATCTATCGCGACTGGCTCTACAGCATGAGCCGCACCGACATGCTGCGGCTGCTCGACCCGGTGTTCGGCCAGCCGGCGCTGTTCCGCGGCGAGCGCTTGATGCACGCGCTGCGCGAACTCGCCGGCGAGCCGCGCATCGAAGACCTGGCGGTGGATTTCACCGCGGTCGCGGTCGATCTGGTGCGCCAGCGCGAGGTATGGCTGCGCGAAGGCGACCTGTGGGATGCGGTGCGCGCTTCGATCGCGATCCCCGGCGTGTTCACCCCTTACGAGTTGCACGGCCGCGAACTGGTCGATGGCGGCCTGCTGGCGCCGTTGCCGATCACCGCCACACGCCTGTCCGATGCGCAGCGCCTGATCGCGGTGGACATGCACGGCTGGCCCGACCAGCCGCCCGGCGGGCTGGCGCATCACAACGGCGCCGACAAGGCGCAGGCCTTGCAGGTGGCGTCGATCAAGCCGCCGTCGCTGTTGGCGCGCTGGTTCCGCCGCAGCTATCAGCCCGAGGCCAGCGCCCCGGGCGAGGAAGCGCCGCACGAGTTGAGTTTCAGCGAGTTGATGGCGCGTTCCTTGGACATGATGCAGGCGCAGATCGCGCGCGTGCAGTTGGCGTTGGACCCGCCGGAGCTGGTGATCCGGATTCCGCGCGATGCGTGTCAGTTCTATGAGTTCTGGCGGGCGAAGGAATTGATCGCGTTGGGGCGGGAAGAGGCGGATAAGGCCTTGGACAAGGCGGGGTACTGA
- a CDS encoding 4Fe-4S dicluster domain-containing protein, with the protein MTGLPPPSKKKLGLVIDLDTCVGCHACAVSCKEWNAGGFAAPLTDEQPYGKEPSGVWFNRVHSYEVAAQAAPVESLPMADPVRSCGTASAAAPACGSANAAPQPAMTLHFPRSCLHCEQPACVTVCPTGASYKRAEDGIVLVDEDKCIGCKLCSWACPYGAREYSPVEGVMKKCTLCIDRIYNENLEESERQPACVQACPTRARHFGDLGDPESAVSKLVAERGGVDLMASLGYQPTNKYLPPRPRRDGGGNGDGDNAPAAETLDSKALPPVLRWLDKVLSR; encoded by the coding sequence GTGACCGGCCTGCCGCCGCCGTCGAAGAAGAAACTCGGGTTGGTGATCGACCTGGACACCTGCGTGGGCTGTCACGCCTGCGCGGTGAGCTGCAAGGAGTGGAACGCGGGCGGTTTCGCCGCGCCGCTGACCGATGAGCAGCCCTACGGCAAGGAGCCGTCGGGCGTGTGGTTCAACCGCGTGCACAGTTACGAGGTCGCCGCGCAAGCCGCGCCGGTGGAAAGCCTGCCGATGGCCGATCCGGTACGCAGCTGCGGCACCGCGTCCGCCGCCGCGCCCGCATGCGGCAGCGCCAACGCCGCGCCGCAACCGGCGATGACCTTGCACTTCCCGCGCTCGTGCCTGCACTGCGAACAGCCGGCCTGCGTGACCGTGTGTCCGACCGGCGCCAGCTACAAGCGCGCAGAGGACGGCATCGTCCTGGTCGATGAGGACAAGTGCATCGGCTGCAAGCTGTGTTCCTGGGCATGCCCCTACGGCGCGCGCGAGTACAGCCCGGTCGAAGGGGTGATGAAGAAATGCACGCTGTGCATCGACCGTATCTACAACGAGAATCTGGAAGAGTCCGAACGCCAGCCGGCCTGCGTGCAGGCGTGTCCGACCCGCGCGCGCCACTTCGGCGATCTGGGCGATCCCGAATCGGCGGTGTCCAAGCTGGTCGCCGAACGCGGCGGCGTGGACCTGATGGCGTCGCTGGGCTATCAGCCGACCAACAAGTACCTGCCGCCGCGGCCGCGCCGCGATGGCGGCGGCAACGGCGATGGCGACAACGCTCCGGCCGCGGAAACGCTGGACAGCAAGGCCTTGCCGCCGGTGCTGCGCTGGCTCGACAAGGTGTTGTCGCGATGA
- a CDS encoding helix-turn-helix transcriptional regulator, with protein sequence MERIERIHALHRILTAARYPVTVQRLQEDLECSRATVYRDLAYLRDYLMAPVVGNGEAGFRYDTSEGDRFELPGLWLSSEELHSLLAAQQLLMRSGGGVLSNALAPLQQRIEKLLDEHAGGRRLPVERVRVIPHRTRRLDETAFRCVATAVLDRKQLTFEYRARSTDERTRRSVSPQRLTHYRENWYLDAWDNERDALRSFSVDRISAAKVGEAIARDVADEELDQHLASSYGIFSGAPKGWATIVFSAKAARWVADEHWHSQQQGRFLPDGRYELKVPYSAGRELLMDVMHYGSDAEIVEPVVLREQAKSMLELALSNYGH encoded by the coding sequence ATGGAACGTATCGAACGCATCCACGCGTTGCACCGGATTCTCACTGCGGCCAGGTATCCGGTCACAGTTCAGCGCCTCCAGGAAGACCTGGAATGCTCGCGCGCGACCGTCTATCGGGATCTGGCCTACCTGCGCGACTACCTGATGGCACCGGTGGTCGGCAACGGCGAGGCCGGGTTTCGCTACGACACCAGCGAAGGCGACCGTTTCGAGCTGCCCGGCCTGTGGCTGAGCTCGGAAGAGCTGCACTCGTTGCTGGCCGCGCAGCAGTTGCTGATGCGCAGCGGCGGCGGCGTGCTGTCCAATGCGCTGGCGCCGTTGCAGCAGCGCATCGAAAAACTTCTCGACGAGCACGCCGGCGGCCGCCGCCTGCCGGTGGAGCGGGTGCGGGTGATTCCGCATCGCACCCGGCGCCTGGACGAAACCGCGTTCCGCTGCGTCGCCACCGCGGTGCTCGATCGCAAGCAACTCACGTTCGAATACCGCGCCCGTTCCACCGACGAGCGCACGCGCCGCAGCGTATCGCCGCAGCGGCTGACCCATTACCGCGAAAACTGGTACCTCGACGCCTGGGACAACGAGCGCGATGCGCTGCGCAGTTTCTCGGTCGATCGAATCAGCGCGGCCAAGGTCGGCGAGGCCATCGCCCGCGATGTCGCCGACGAAGAACTCGATCAGCACCTGGCCTCCAGCTACGGCATTTTCTCCGGCGCGCCCAAGGGCTGGGCGACCATCGTCTTCAGCGCCAAGGCCGCGCGCTGGGTCGCCGACGAGCACTGGCATTCGCAGCAGCAAGGGCGCTTCCTGCCCGACGGCCGCTATGAGCTCAAGGTGCCCTACAGCGCCGGGCGCGAGTTGTTGATGGACGTGATGCATTACGGCAGCGACGCCGAGATCGTCGAGCCGGTGGTGCTGCGCGAGCAGGCCAAGTCGATGCTGGAACTGGCGCTGAGCAACTACGGTCACTGA
- a CDS encoding molybdopterin oxidoreductase family protein — MREHAPTEPAIDLSPSPGDEVKTTTCYMCACRCGIKVWLADGNIRYIQGNPDHPVNQGVLCAKGSAGIMQHYSPARLSKPLLRVGERGAGEFREIEWEQALEIAAGWLAPIRERNPDELAFFTGRDQSQALTGWWAQQFGTVNYAAHGGFCSVNMAAGGLYTLGGSFWEFGEPDWEHSRYLMLWGVAEDHDSNPIKLGLGKLKARGAKIVAVNPVRSGYGAIADEWIGIRPGTDGLFAFALIHELLKADRIDLEFLVRYANAHWLVIRNPGGADDGLFARDEEGRALCWVRGPHPGPHLADAIDISPAVVGEYTLPDGRRVVPVFHLLAERYLDPQFSPDAVSERCGIPADTIRRIARELAQAAFDNPVKLPIAWVDAHGREHSEMIGRPVSMHAMRGISAHSNGFHTCRALHLLQLLLGAVDTPGSFRYQPPFPKPLPPPNRPGKQRQANGALDAAPLGFVHGPEDLVVDEHGRPRRIDHAFSWAYPLSAHGMMHTVIRNAWAGDPYKIDTLMMFMANMSWNSAMNTAQTIGWLTDRGSDGEYRIPRIIYADAYASEMTAYADLVLPDTTYLERFDAISLLDRPISDADSACDAIRHPIVDAASQRLGNDQKPRDVRGFQSVLLDIGARLGLPGMVLEDGSPRYRDYADYIVRHERAPGVGLLAGWRGEHGELEAKGPPNPEQLQRYIEHGGFWRSHVPEAARYYKMANRAYLDWAQKMGFLGHAEAITLQLYSETLQKFRLAAQGHGPRQPPDEHRQRVATYFDPLPIWYEPFEGAQVEDSATRFPLSAVTQRPMFMYHAWGSQNAWLRQITTRNYLYLHPDTGARFGLIDADWIAVESHHGRIVVQARFAANVQPDTVWTWNAIGKRRGAWRLSKDAPEASKGFLLNHLISDITPKGDYANADPVTGQAAWFDLRVTLRKAEPDESTASERAQTQSQPQFAPLAFEPADNRPLRYGAQFRKNR, encoded by the coding sequence ATGCGAGAGCACGCTCCCACCGAGCCAGCCATCGACCTGTCGCCTTCGCCCGGGGACGAGGTCAAGACCACGACCTGTTACATGTGCGCGTGTCGTTGCGGCATCAAGGTCTGGCTCGCCGACGGCAACATCCGTTACATCCAGGGCAATCCCGATCACCCGGTCAACCAGGGCGTGCTGTGCGCGAAGGGTTCGGCCGGGATCATGCAGCACTACTCGCCGGCGCGGCTGAGCAAGCCGCTGCTGCGCGTGGGCGAACGCGGCGCGGGCGAGTTCCGCGAGATCGAATGGGAGCAGGCGCTGGAGATCGCCGCCGGCTGGCTGGCGCCGATCCGCGAACGCAATCCCGACGAGCTGGCGTTCTTCACCGGCCGCGATCAGTCGCAGGCGCTGACCGGCTGGTGGGCGCAGCAGTTCGGCACGGTCAACTACGCCGCCCACGGCGGGTTCTGCTCGGTCAACATGGCCGCTGGCGGTTTGTACACCCTGGGCGGTTCGTTCTGGGAATTCGGCGAGCCCGACTGGGAGCATTCGCGCTATCTGATGCTGTGGGGCGTGGCGGAGGATCACGACTCCAATCCGATCAAGCTCGGCCTGGGCAAGTTGAAGGCGCGCGGGGCGAAGATCGTCGCGGTCAACCCGGTGCGCAGCGGCTATGGCGCGATCGCCGATGAGTGGATCGGGATCCGGCCCGGCACCGATGGCTTGTTCGCGTTCGCGTTGATCCACGAGTTGTTGAAGGCCGACCGGATCGACCTGGAATTTCTGGTGCGCTATGCGAATGCGCATTGGCTGGTGATTCGCAATCCGGGTGGCGCGGACGATGGCTTGTTCGCGCGCGATGAGGAAGGACGCGCCTTGTGCTGGGTGCGCGGCCCTCACCCCGGCCCTCACCTCGCCGACGCCATCGACATCTCCCCCGCCGTCGTAGGCGAATACACCCTGCCCGACGGCCGCCGCGTGGTTCCGGTGTTCCATCTGCTGGCCGAACGCTATCTCGATCCGCAGTTCTCGCCCGACGCGGTGAGCGAACGCTGCGGCATCCCCGCCGACACCATTCGCCGCATCGCGCGCGAACTCGCGCAAGCCGCATTCGACAACCCGGTAAAGCTGCCGATCGCCTGGGTGGACGCGCACGGCCGCGAACACAGCGAGATGATCGGTCGCCCCGTCAGCATGCATGCCATGCGCGGCATCAGCGCGCACAGCAACGGCTTCCACACATGCCGCGCGCTACACCTGCTGCAACTGCTGCTGGGCGCGGTGGATACGCCGGGTTCGTTCCGCTATCAACCGCCATTCCCGAAGCCGCTGCCGCCGCCGAACCGTCCCGGCAAACAACGCCAGGCCAACGGCGCGCTGGACGCGGCACCGCTCGGTTTCGTGCACGGACCGGAGGATCTGGTCGTGGACGAACACGGCCGGCCGCGCCGCATCGACCACGCGTTCTCGTGGGCCTATCCGCTGTCCGCGCACGGCATGATGCACACCGTGATCCGCAACGCCTGGGCCGGCGATCCGTACAAGATCGACACGCTGATGATGTTCATGGCCAACATGAGCTGGAATTCGGCGATGAACACCGCCCAGACCATCGGCTGGCTCACCGATCGCGGCAGCGACGGCGAATACCGCATTCCGCGCATCATCTACGCCGACGCCTACGCATCGGAGATGACCGCCTATGCCGACCTGGTGTTGCCCGATACCACTTATCTGGAACGCTTCGACGCCATCAGCCTGCTCGACCGGCCGATCTCCGACGCCGATTCGGCCTGCGATGCGATCCGGCATCCAATCGTAGATGCAGCGAGTCAGCGCCTGGGCAACGACCAGAAACCAAGAGACGTCCGCGGCTTCCAATCCGTCCTGCTGGACATAGGCGCCCGCCTGGGCCTTCCCGGCATGGTCCTGGAAGACGGCAGCCCGCGCTACCGCGACTACGCCGACTACATCGTCCGCCACGAACGCGCGCCCGGCGTCGGCCTGCTCGCCGGCTGGCGCGGCGAGCACGGCGAACTGGAAGCCAAGGGCCCGCCCAATCCCGAGCAACTGCAGCGCTACATCGAGCACGGCGGTTTCTGGCGCAGCCATGTGCCGGAGGCGGCGCGCTATTACAAGATGGCCAATCGCGCCTATCTGGACTGGGCGCAGAAGATGGGATTTCTCGGCCACGCCGAAGCGATCACGCTGCAGCTGTATTCGGAGACCTTGCAGAAATTCCGCCTCGCCGCGCAAGGCCACGGCCCGCGCCAGCCACCGGACGAGCACCGCCAGCGCGTGGCGACGTATTTCGATCCGCTGCCGATCTGGTACGAGCCGTTCGAAGGCGCGCAGGTCGAAGATTCGGCGACGCGTTTCCCGCTCAGCGCGGTCACCCAGCGGCCGATGTTCATGTACCACGCCTGGGGTTCGCAGAACGCCTGGCTGCGGCAGATCACCACGCGCAATTATCTGTATCTGCATCCGGACACCGGCGCGCGCTTCGGACTGATTGATGCCGACTGGATCGCGGTGGAGTCGCATCACGGCCGCATCGTCGTCCAGGCCAGGTTCGCCGCCAACGTCCAGCCCGACACGGTCTGGACCTGGAACGCGATCGGCAAGCGCCGCGGCGCATGGCGCCTGTCCAAGGACGCGCCGGAAGCGAGCAAGGGGTTCCTGCTCAACCATCTGATTTCCGACATCACGCCCAAGGGCGACTACGCCAATGCCGATCCGGTCACCGGGCAGGCGGCGTGGTTCGACCTGCGGGTGACGCTGCGCAAGGCCGAGCCGGACGAAAGTACGGCGTCGGAGCGCGCGCAGACGCAGTCGCAACCGCAATTCGCGCCGCTCGCGTTCGAGCCGGCCGATAATCGCCCGCTTCGCTACGGCGCACAGTTCAGGAAGAACCGATGA
- a CDS encoding prolyl oligopeptidase family serine peptidase has product MSQTCQSLLFAAGLAAASASGAVYAQEAPVTDDPYAWLEDVEGKRALDWVHARNAKTEAELAATPQFKQLESSILAILDSNAKIPGVEKIGAYYYNFWKDAQHQRGLWRRTTLEEYRKDQPKWETVIDLDALNAQENEQWVWHGAECLRPEYQRCLIALSRGGSDADVTREFDLTSKTWIKDGFFRPEAKGNLSWIDRDHVYVATDFGKGTMTTSGYARTVRLWKRGTPMAEATPVYEGKDSDMSVAAWHDPTEGFERDFVQRALAFYNDELYLRGQDGKLTKIDLPNSANKYVHREWLIAELRDPYEAGGKKYASGSLIAIKFDDFLKGKRGFTTLFAPTDTTSLASAVWTRHHLVVNVLDDVKYKLSVLTPPADAGAGEWTRSAFVGAPAFGTVSVGAVDSDDSDAVWLSASDYVTPTTLALADIGKPPQTLKTNPTFFDSSKDTIEQHFAKSEDGTRVPYFVVRPKDLKFDGKAPTLLYGYGGFEISLTPAYSGGIGKGWLEKGGVYAVANIRGGGEYGPRWHQAALKANRHKAYEDFAAVGRDLIARKITSTPHLGVQGGSNGGLLTGNMLTQYPELFGAVVVQVPLLDMKRYNHLLAGASWMAEYGNPDTADWSFIKTFSPYHLFDAKREYPPVIFMTSTKDDRVHPGHARKMAAKMLDAGKNVTYYENVEGGHGGAANNAQQAHMNALAYTFLWEQLAK; this is encoded by the coding sequence ATGTCGCAGACCTGTCAGTCCTTGTTGTTCGCGGCCGGTCTGGCCGCGGCTTCGGCCTCCGGCGCCGTATACGCCCAGGAGGCGCCCGTGACCGACGATCCCTATGCCTGGCTCGAAGACGTCGAGGGCAAGCGCGCGCTGGACTGGGTCCACGCCCGCAACGCCAAGACCGAAGCCGAGCTGGCGGCGACGCCGCAGTTCAAGCAGCTCGAAAGCAGCATCCTCGCCATCCTGGATTCCAACGCCAAGATCCCCGGCGTGGAGAAGATCGGCGCCTACTACTACAACTTCTGGAAGGACGCGCAGCATCAGCGCGGCCTGTGGCGCCGCACCACGCTGGAGGAGTACCGCAAGGACCAGCCGAAGTGGGAGACGGTGATCGACCTGGACGCGCTCAACGCGCAGGAAAACGAGCAGTGGGTCTGGCACGGCGCCGAATGCCTGCGGCCTGAATATCAGCGCTGCCTGATCGCGCTGTCGCGCGGCGGCTCCGATGCCGACGTCACCCGCGAGTTCGACCTCACCAGCAAGACCTGGATCAAGGACGGCTTCTTCCGCCCCGAAGCCAAAGGCAACCTGAGCTGGATCGATCGCGACCACGTCTATGTCGCCACCGATTTCGGCAAGGGCACGATGACGACCTCGGGCTACGCGCGCACCGTGCGCCTGTGGAAGCGCGGCACGCCGATGGCCGAGGCCACGCCGGTGTACGAGGGCAAGGACAGCGACATGTCGGTGGCGGCCTGGCACGACCCGACCGAGGGCTTCGAACGCGATTTCGTCCAGCGCGCGCTGGCGTTCTACAACGACGAGCTGTACCTGCGCGGCCAGGACGGCAAGCTGACCAAGATCGATCTGCCCAACTCGGCCAACAAATACGTGCACCGCGAATGGCTGATCGCCGAGTTGCGCGACCCGTATGAAGCCGGCGGCAAGAAGTACGCCTCCGGCAGCCTGATCGCGATCAAGTTCGACGACTTCCTCAAGGGCAAGCGCGGCTTCACCACCTTGTTCGCTCCGACCGACACCACTTCGCTGGCGAGCGCGGTGTGGACGCGCCATCACCTTGTGGTCAACGTGCTCGACGACGTCAAGTACAAGCTCAGTGTGCTGACGCCGCCGGCCGATGCCGGCGCGGGCGAATGGACGCGCAGCGCCTTCGTCGGCGCGCCGGCGTTCGGCACCGTGTCGGTGGGCGCGGTGGACAGCGACGACAGCGACGCGGTGTGGCTGAGCGCGTCGGACTACGTCACCCCGACCACGCTGGCGCTGGCCGACATCGGCAAGCCGCCGCAGACGCTCAAGACCAATCCGACCTTCTTCGATTCCTCCAAGGACACGATCGAACAACACTTCGCCAAGAGCGAGGACGGCACCCGCGTGCCGTATTTCGTGGTGCGGCCGAAGGATCTGAAGTTCGACGGCAAGGCGCCGACGCTGCTGTACGGCTACGGCGGTTTCGAAATCTCGCTGACCCCGGCCTATTCCGGCGGCATCGGCAAGGGCTGGCTGGAGAAGGGCGGCGTGTACGCGGTCGCCAACATCCGCGGCGGCGGCGAGTACGGCCCGCGCTGGCACCAGGCCGCGCTCAAGGCCAATCGCCACAAGGCCTATGAGGATTTCGCCGCGGTCGGCCGCGACCTGATCGCGCGCAAGATCACCAGCACCCCGCACCTGGGCGTGCAGGGCGGCAGCAACGGCGGCCTGCTCACCGGCAACATGCTGACCCAGTACCCGGAGCTGTTCGGCGCGGTGGTGGTGCAGGTGCCGCTGCTGGACATGAAGCGCTACAACCACTTGCTGGCCGGCGCTTCGTGGATGGCCGAGTACGGCAATCCGGACACCGCCGACTGGTCGTTCATCAAGACCTTCTCGCCGTACCACCTGTTCGACGCCAAGCGCGAATACCCGCCGGTGATCTTCATGACCTCGACCAAGGACGACCGCGTCCATCCGGGCCATGCGCGCAAGATGGCGGCGAAGATGCTCGACGCCGGCAAGAACGTCACCTACTACGAAAACGTCGAAGGCGGCCACGGCGGCGCGGCCAACAACGCCCAGCAGGCGCACATGAACGCCCTGGCCTACACCTTCCTGTGGGAACAACTGGCGAAGTGA